CTTTGTTCAGTCGTCATATATAAAGGCCCAATAGTTCACTCAAAAAAAGCATCTTATGAAAAGATATATTATACTCAGCCTGTTATTGAGCATGGGAATCATGAAAGGTTTTACCCAGGGTAAAATCAACAACCTCTATGGCCTTTCCTGGGAAATAAGCGTTCCTACCAACAATGAATTCCTGGATAAAACCAGCCTCGCAGGTGGCAGGGCGGAGTACCGGCATTTTCTGTCAGCAGCGCCTGTATCCTTTGGTGTGGCAGTTAGCTGGAACTCATATGAACAGTATATGCCTACCCAAACCGTATACTACAAGGATAATAATGCAGCCATCACTACGGATATGGACAAGGTTGTTTATACCGTACCGATTATGGCTACTGCACATTATTATTTTAACTACGGAAAAAAAGTGATGCCTTATGTTGGATTAGGTATAGGCACACAGTATAGTGAACAAACTATTTACTATAACATTTTTGTGGAAGATGAATTTAACTGGGGATTTGCTATACGCCCGGAAATAGGGGCGTTGATAAGGCCCCGGGGGAATAACTGGGGTATTTTGCTGGGTGCTAATTATGGTTACGCCACCAATAAAAATGATCTCTTTCAAATTGATAACCTAAAGAACTTTTCCTTCAATATTGGATTTTTCCTGAGTCACTAAAAATCAAGTAAATGGTATTTAAGAGTTGATGATTGCTAATTTGTTTATGCTTAGGAACGGCTGTGTCTTATCTAAGACGCAGCCTTTTTTTACCAGGATTAAACGGATTGGATGGATTATCCGGATTGGTGTACTGTTTTTTATTTCTGCAGATGATCATGTGATGCCCCTCAGCTGTTATATAAAAACAACCACCCGTTCATATCACTATGAACGGGTGGTTGTTTTTCTGTCCCTATGTCTTTTCTACATCTTAGCCGGGAAGCTGGCCATGATCTTGCTTACAGCAGCGGGGATCTTTGTATCAGGATCTTTGATAGGACCATCGATCTGGCTGTTACCAACTCCCTGCCATAACAATTCTCTTTTTGCGCG
The Chitinophaga sp. MM2321 DNA segment above includes these coding regions:
- a CDS encoding outer membrane beta-barrel protein, with translation MKRYIILSLLLSMGIMKGFTQGKINNLYGLSWEISVPTNNEFLDKTSLAGGRAEYRHFLSAAPVSFGVAVSWNSYEQYMPTQTVYYKDNNAAITTDMDKVVYTVPIMATAHYYFNYGKKVMPYVGLGIGTQYSEQTIYYNIFVEDEFNWGFAIRPEIGALIRPRGNNWGILLGANYGYATNKNDLFQIDNLKNFSFNIGFFLSH